TTCGACAATATCCATACACGCTTAAGTTAACTAACCATTTTGAGTAACACTTATTTTATGAAGGTAAGGACTCAAGACCCTGAGCTATCTTCAAATGTCAATTTAAACTACCACACTATACCAAACACTTTTTTCATGCTAAGACTGGTGAAACATCCAGCCCAATTTTTCATAGCCACCCCGAAGGCTTTGTTGCTACTTTTTAATGCATATGTAAAATATCCTTCACAATTTTCTCTACTTAGCTATTACCGGAGCTCCAGCCGGAAAGTGTTATGTGTTCCTGTGTTCAGAAAAATAGCTAGCTGGTACTAGATCTCACTATTCCACACCTGCCGGCCTGTTCCACATTATATGTTTTAAGTTAGCTAGAGGAGCACATAGACTTACCAACTTTCAAAGGCTTGGGTGTTTTCTCCATGGCCTTATCTCCAAATTCTGAACCAGGAAACTGAGAATCGCCGCCTTCAGAAATTGTATGAATCTTTTCTCCATCAGTCTTGTCGGTTTGTTCGAATAGTTCCTTGCGAGTCTTCGTCGGAGATCCACGGCTTCTGGTCATTGGTGGTAACGTAACACTTCTGGCTGGACAATCCTTTGATGGCAGCGCCAGTTGGAGCTCATCGAATTGCAGATCCAAAACTGATTTAGTTGGGCAACTTATGCAGTATAAGGTCTGACGCAACCAGCCCCCGAAAATGGAATTGCCAATTGTATGAAACTCTGCACCCCCATGCAATTTGTTTAGTTCCTTTGTCTCCTCTTCCAAAGCACTGCGCAAAGATGTAAGAAACTCTTGGCTATCCTGCATAAGAGAGCCCTTGAACTGCGGATTAAACACCCGCATATCTTTCAATAGCATCTCTGGATCCAGCGGGCGTCTGGCATCATTTGTGCTGCTTGTCTCCACAAACAATTGCTTCAGGTGCAGACCAATTCTCCCCAGCCGAGCACCCAGTCCTAAAATTGTTGTCCTCAGCTCACCGAGCGCAAGGAGGCACTGCAGCAGTGCATTCATGTAGCATGTGTTTCCAAGATTTGGCAACCCTCTGATAACACAGCCATTTCCATTAGCGTACCCAGACGCATCATCCCCGGTCACTATTGCCCACAGATCCTTTGTATAACTCTCGGCCACATTTCCCCACTCATCCCATCCATTGCTGGCCGACATTGCCCGCTCATCCCTTTTATTTCTGGCCACAGTTGCCCACTCATCATTGCTCAGCTTGTCCTGGCCGAGCTTCAGAACGTGCCCACACTCGAAGCAGTAGCCCTTATACGGTTCATTGTACCACAGAGCAACCCAATGGTAGTCCCTGGTGGCGTGCCAGCGGGCGTGTCCCTGCGGATTTTCCATGTCCCCATTCTCCCCGGTGCAGAAAGTAGAGGTGCACTCCGTGCACACCATCAACCCAGCAGCAGCTCCCCTCCAGGTGCAGGTGGTCATGCATGGGAAATGCTCGCACTCTGGGGGTTTCTCGGCGGTCTTGATATCACGCACCATATCATCCAGCTCCTCCCTGTCCTTGAACAAGTGCTCGCATGACCCGATGCCGTATGTGCAGTCGCTGGTCTCCTCCGCTTCCCCCGTCGATGGCGACTCGCTCAACAACACCGGCGCCTTAGACACAGGCAGGTCCAGGTGCGGGTATTTCTGAGTGTTCTCAGCCGCAGACGCAAGCAACAGAAGGTCCATGGGCGGGGGTTTCTGCGGGTTCTCAGCAGACCCCGTCTCGCACCCTTCCTTTGCAACGCTGGCCATTATTCCCCAGCCATCCTTTGCAACGCTATCCCCCGGCATTTGCTGATCCTTTTCGTTTCTGGCCGCCACTGCATAGTCATCTTCGCTCCAGTCACTGAGCCTCATAGGGCGTGCACACAAGAAGCAGTATCCCAAATTCGGTTCATCGCACCACTGAGCAACCCAATGCTGGTGCTCGCCGGCATGCCAGCGGGCGTGTCCCTGCGGATTTTCTATGTCCACCGGCCACCCAAAGCAGAAAAAATAGGCGCAGTCTATGCACTTCATCATCCCTTGGTCGTCCTCACTGGCTCCCTTCCAGGTCGTCTTGCAACTACGACGCCGGCACTTCCGAGGCTCCTTGAGGACCTTGTTTGCGACCTTGAGATCACGTACCACCGTATCCAGATCGAAAAGTATGTGGTCGCACCGCCCGCTGTCGTCCATACTGTTGACGGTACTGTCGCTGCTGGTTGCCGCCTCCGCTTCCTCGGATGATGGCCACTCGCTCCACCCCGTCGGAGACGCAGACACGCCGCTGCATCCAGGACCAGCCGCAGCCAGCGGGTCCAGGCGCGGGGACTTCTGCGGGCTCTCGGACGCCTCCTCCGCCCTCTCCCTCTTCTCCTCTACCATCACGCCTGCTGCCTGGAAACTAAGAAACAACAAGAATGAGTCGGTGAATTCTGAACCCCAAAAACAGAACAGTACGGGAAGAGAAAAAACCGGACTAGAGGTGACCAAAAAAAAAAACTCCGTCAGGAAGCAACCAACACCAAAAATCCCAGCGATCATCAAGGGTTAGCGGCGCCAATAACTTTCCTGGAGCGAAAATCCCGAAGAATCGGAGAACGAGAAAAAAAAACTCCACTAACAAAACGAGAAGATATCGAACATTCAGGTAGCGAGCATCAAGAGCTTCGCAGCTTTAGGGCGGAAAGGCAACCGGGAACGCCGGCGGAGCGGAGGACAGGGGAAAACTCCGCCGTCAAGGCATGAAGAACCCGAGCATTCAGGCGGAGAAACACACGAGAGCGGCCCCGCGGATCCGATTCGGGGGGGCGAGAGAAACCCACCAGCAACACGCgatcaagcaggcaggcaagcacGCGCGCACCCAGCGACGCGGGATTAGCCGGGGAGGAGACGAGGCTTACCGGAGGCGGCGAGGGAAGAGGACTCGGAGGGAGGACCGAGCGGAGCAGCGGCGTGGGCAGCGAGGCGGCGAAAGGGAGGGAGGCGGTTTCGCTGGTCGGGGGGACGGTGGCGCCGGGGCTGGTTTGGTGGGCTGGGCGAGGAGCTG
The sequence above is drawn from the Triticum aestivum cultivar Chinese Spring chromosome 7A, IWGSC CS RefSeq v2.1, whole genome shotgun sequence genome and encodes:
- the LOC123151704 gene encoding ubiquitin carboxyl-terminal hydrolase 16, yielding MAASAPRPAHQTSPGATVPPTSETASLPFAASLPTPLLRSVLPPSPLPSPPPAAGVMVEEKRERAEEASESPQKSPRLDPLAAAGPGCSGVSASPTGWSEWPSSEEAEAATSSDSTVNSMDDSGRCDHILFDLDTVVRDLKVANKVLKEPRKCRRRSCKTTWKGASEDDQGMMKCIDCAYFFCFGWPVDIENPQGHARWHAGEHQHWVAQWCDEPNLGYCFLCARPMRLSDWSEDDYAVAARNEKDQQMPGDSVAKDGWGIMASVAKEGCETGSAENPQKPPPMDLLLLASAAENTQKYPHLDLPVSKAPVLLSESPSTGEAEETSDCTYGIGSCEHLFKDREELDDMVRDIKTAEKPPECEHFPCMTTCTWRGAAAGLMVCTECTSTFCTGENGDMENPQGHARWHATRDYHWVALWYNEPYKGYCFECGHVLKLGQDKLSNDEWATVARNKRDERAMSASNGWDEWGNVAESYTKDLWAIVTGDDASGYANGNGCVIRGLPNLGNTCYMNALLQCLLALGELRTTILGLGARLGRIGLHLKQLFVETSSTNDARRPLDPEMLLKDMRVFNPQFKGSLMQDSQEFLTSLRSALEEETKELNKLHGGAEFHTIGNSIFGGWLRQTLYCISCPTKSVLDLQFDELQLALPSKDCPARSVTLPPMTRSRGSPTKTRKELFEQTDKTDGEKIHTISEGGDSQFPGSEFGDKAMEKTPKPLKVDSTEVEDVAHGRLQTQKNNVPREIIEVPIKVLDFIPNLFDDTERMDESIVDPHSPEGTGPPPLVDIEAKENTYSVELTTEDKGRAQSSDITDDEAVHMNSAASLEDCLTLLCYCPMGWKCDNCSKVVELPRTNGSENGEPMIASTNVNRAVEGDQTELSDGKTCPSERSNDLNSLSVHCTSPNRQTHGSDAHHQVILSEDRISEEITSGMSYDEKNSASCSTTNKKSKSHEVVQEATPSSFPTDKQTDLLSAQDSQDTSDQNQGSGKQVKLDDHSAQQVEENRIEQKHETGGFQIQLIAKLPPVLTIQLKRFTNALSKERGHVSFKEILDAGPFMDPSSQDKGNSSYRLVGVIEHRGHALSIGHYVAYVRAGRKQQSSGSSSWVCASDRGIKEVPLEEVLGCEAYMLFYERMDDRGICGSLPTN